From the genome of Methanoregula boonei 6A8:
CCGGGCATTGCTCCAGTTCGGGAAGGAACAAAGACAACGGGGAGCAGATGTGGTTATTGCAGGAAGCAAAGGATTTGTCCATTCAGTGCTCCGGATGAGCGGATTTGATCAGCTCTTCCTGATGTACTCTTCCGCGGCCGATGCAATTCAGGCGATTGCAGGGCCGGCAACCAAAGTGCCCGATGCATGACCGTGGAGGGTGACCTCTTCCTCCACTTCAACTCTTTTGGCGACAACACCCCTATTCACGCCTTTTGGCCCGTCATCCCAATGTTGTTTTCCGGGACATTTTTAGACAACTGGAAAAGATCTCCCTTTTTTTTTCCAACTTCCCCGCCATTTTATATTCACCGGTAAGATGTTCCCTCGCAATAGTTCAGGTGATAGAAATGGAGATCCACCACGAAATATCCCGGGGAATCGTCATCGTAACGTTCTCCGGGTGGCTCGATACAACCTCGGCCGGGAAATTTTTGGAGTACTGTGTACTCCTGCCGCCGGCTACCCCGATCATTTTTGATCTTTCGAGACTCTCCTTTCTGAGCAGGACCGGCCTTCGTGCGCTGCTCCGGTTCAGGAATATGAGGGCTTCGACGGGATCTGTTGTGGTTATTGCGGGTAGCAGGGGTTTTGTCGATACTGCGCTGAAAATGAACCGGTTTAACCGGCTCTTTCCGATGTATCTCTCTGTTGCCGATGCAATCCCGGCTATTGCAACGGCTGCGGCCCCGATTCCCCGTGTGTGGGGAGGTGCATGACCATGGATCATGACTTTCACGTCTCCGCCGGTGCCATTGGCGACAACACCCACATTCATCCCCTGGAGGCCGATGAGGCACAGGGGGTTTCCCAGCTGATGCACGAAGCATACCGCGACACGTATCCTGAAAAATTCCTCTACAGTCCGTCAGATCTCCTGAACAAGACGGAAAACGGGGAACTGTTTTCCGCTGTGGCAACCGACCCGGAAGGGCGGGTGATCGGACATGGGACACTGCGTGCTTATCCCGGTTTCCCGGAGATCGGGCTCCTTGGATCCCTTGTTGTCACACCGGCCTGCCGCAACCGCCATCTGGGGAGAGCCCTGGCGCGGTACCTGACAGCCTACGGTGAGAAGAGAGGTTTTTTTGCACTCACGGCAGGTGTCTTCCTGTCAAGCCCTCCCTCCCGGAAAACGTTTGGAGGACTGGGCTATACCCCGAGTGCCATTATACTTGGGGCATATCCTCAGGAGATATCGCTTGTGGGAATCGCAGAGCGCCTCAGCCAGCGTGAGAGCCTGGGTTTCTGCACCAAGCTGCGCTCTTCCGTGCAGTACGGGCCGCAGTATCTCCCGGAACGCTATCGGGAAATGGTAGATGAGCTCTGCCGGGGTCTTGGGATCCGGTATATCCCGGGTGCAGAGGAGGACTCCGGCCCGGGTCCAACGATCCTCGAGGAAGGCTTCAGTGATGAGAGCCGGGTCGGCCGGATCCTTGTACGGGGCAGCGGGTACAATTTCCGCCAGGCTGTTGCACAGACCCTCTGGAATCTCCGGGCCCGGGGTGCGCAGAGTATTTGGATGCATCTTGATGCAGGTGACCCCCGCACTCCTGCTGCAGCTATGGCAGCAGAAGATTCCGGCTTTGTCTTCTCCGGGATTCTTCCCGGGAAAAAAGGCCTGATCCTTCTCCACGAGTTCTCGCGGGAGAAGATCAGCTGCGATCAGATCCATCTGTCCGACCCGGCGGGATCGCGCCTCCTTGCCTACATAGGCTCGCAGAGAAAACCGGATCTCCAGAAACGCTGAAACCCGATTGGATTTACATCCCATCCTTTTCACCCGCGAGACCGGCAAGATTCGTGAGCGTGGTGATGTTCCGCATCGTCCCGGTTTTCAATAAAGGCGGCCATTTAAGTTTCGAGCGGCCCATGCCGTCAGGGTAGTAAACGTAGACTTCCCGTTTCCCGGCAGCAGCAATCTCCCGTCCCGGGATGACAAATTCTGCAAGAATATCCTTTCCAACAGGCACGGTAACGAGCATGACCCCCACTTGTGACGGAATTGCGTCCGGGAACGGGTTACTCCTGACGATTCCGTCAAGCTCCTCTGCGCTGCGGATGACAACCCGGATCTCCTTTCCGGTTGTTCCTGCCAGCACCTTTTCAAGCGCTGCCGCGAGTTCCTCTTCGGAGCGGTTGCTGGTAAAAAGAATATTTCCACTGTTAATATAGGTGCAGATTCCCGCGAGGCCGGCCCGCTCACCAATAACTGCCAACTCTTTTTTGGGAATAAGATTATTCCCGCCAACATTGATACCACGGAGGAATGCAACAAAAGTGGTCATGGTTTTCCGCCACTAATTCTCGTTGTTGGTCCCGGTAGGATATACCGGTCTCCTGATCACTCCTTTTTGTTCTGCCCGGTCACAATGTCGGCGATCTCGCCTATGCTTACAGACATGGTGCGGGAGAAGGGCACCGGTTTTGTAATCATCAGGAATTTTAGGACGGCTGTTCCCTTGATGGTCAGTTCAATTCCCCCGTGTGTGACAAAGGCAGCAAGTGCCCCGATAAGTGCAGCATTGTCCGAGCTGACCGGGACCCTGAGCACCGCGGATCCCCGTGCGGGAATCTTTGCGCCCCCGGTATTTCCTGTTGCGATCCGGTTGTCTGCCCCTCCATTCGGATAGATAACCGTGAACAGGCACTCCTGGAGATCAGCTCCCAGAGGATTGGGGTTCTCCACCCGGATCGCCACTTCAAGCCCGATGCTTGAGAGGGAAACGTTCCGGAGCGATACGCCTTCAAGGGTCACCACCGGATCGGACAGGACAGGCATGAAAGGGATCTGTGGTGCGGGAGGGGATAATCCTGCCCGTGAGATTATGATCTGGTCCCGGTATGGTACACCGGGAGGTTCAACTATTCCCTGCCCGGGTCCGGTATTTCACCGCTACCATCTGTCCAATATTATAGGTTCCCGGTGCTAACCATCACCGAAACCAACAAACCGTGATCACTATGAACTACAGATTTTTCACGATCGCTTCCGTTATGCTGCTGCTTGCCGTTGTCATTCTTGCCGGATGCACCTCGACAACGGGGGCAACGCAGGCTGGCGGAACCAGTACATCCTCCGGTAATCCAGGCCCCGGTGGAGGCAATGTGACCTCGATGCAGAACGGACCTCCATCAGGTATGTCCTTTAACGGCACTGCGCCCGGTGGTGCAGGTCCGGGGGGTCAGCCCGGTCCCGGAGGCAACAGCACAACGATGGGTAATGCCCCATCAGGCAGTGCTCCATCAGGAGGCATGGGCGCCGGTGGATCCGGTGGGCCGGGCAGTAACTCCGGCGCATCCGCGTACACCTTTAATGGTACCTACACGTTGAATGGCGGGACAGCGACAAAGACCGGCCAGACATACACATCCGCCACCAAAGA
Proteins encoded in this window:
- a CDS encoding LEA type 2 family protein; its protein translation is MPVLSDPVVTLEGVSLRNVSLSSIGLEVAIRVENPNPLGADLQECLFTVIYPNGGADNRIATGNTGGAKIPARGSAVLRVPVSSDNAALIGALAAFVTHGGIELTIKGTAVLKFLMITKPVPFSRTMSVSIGEIADIVTGQNKKE
- a CDS encoding STAS domain-containing protein, whose translation is MEIHHEISRGIVIVTFSGWLDTTSAGKFLEYCVLLPPATPIIFDLSRLSFLSRTGLRALLRFRNMRASTGSVVVIAGSRGFVDTALKMNRFNRLFPMYLSVADAIPAIATAAAPIPRVWGGA
- a CDS encoding DUF1697 domain-containing protein, with amino-acid sequence MTTFVAFLRGINVGGNNLIPKKELAVIGERAGLAGICTYINSGNILFTSNRSEEELAAALEKVLAGTTGKEIRVVIRSAEELDGIVRSNPFPDAIPSQVGVMLVTVPVGKDILAEFVIPGREIAAAGKREVYVYYPDGMGRSKLKWPPLLKTGTMRNITTLTNLAGLAGEKDGM
- a CDS encoding GNAT family N-acetyltransferase, yielding MTMDHDFHVSAGAIGDNTHIHPLEADEAQGVSQLMHEAYRDTYPEKFLYSPSDLLNKTENGELFSAVATDPEGRVIGHGTLRAYPGFPEIGLLGSLVVTPACRNRHLGRALARYLTAYGEKRGFFALTAGVFLSSPPSRKTFGGLGYTPSAIILGAYPQEISLVGIAERLSQRESLGFCTKLRSSVQYGPQYLPERYREMVDELCRGLGIRYIPGAEEDSGPGPTILEEGFSDESRVGRILVRGSGYNFRQAVAQTLWNLRARGAQSIWMHLDAGDPRTPAAAMAAEDSGFVFSGILPGKKGLILLHEFSREKISCDQIHLSDPAGSRLLAYIGSQRKPDLQKR